From one Suicoccus acidiformans genomic stretch:
- a CDS encoding aspartate kinase, with protein MKVAKFGGSSLSSAGQIKKVAKIIQDDPNIRHIVVSAPGKRDDADTKVTDLLIALFTNHRTGLDTQPAIEQILQRYAAIIDELGVNSGLLEKFEATLKDHLANIEDPERLLDALKSCGEDFNAQVIAEYFNSIGMKSRYWSPREVGILVSDEPSNARLLPESYEAIAKLKDTDTVNVIPGFFGYSKDGDIVTFSRGGSDITGAIIARGVGAELYENFTDQNYIYSAHPGIVKDPHPIEEITYREMRELSYSGFSIFHDEALEPLYEVKIPIMIKNTNDPKAGGTRIVSERGSVDEYPVIGVSGDDGFLSITIKQYLLNREVGYSRRFLQIFEDFGISIEHMPTGIDDISVLMRSDQFEGNNKFEEIMEVLETQLQPEWLHVEKDLAMVVVVGEGMRNAIGTAYRATKAFAENNISLQMINQGASEISMFFAIQAKDLDTAIHSLYHTYFDR; from the coding sequence ATGAAAGTTGCAAAATTCGGCGGAAGCTCCTTGTCTTCCGCTGGTCAAATTAAGAAAGTAGCCAAAATAATCCAAGATGATCCTAACATCCGTCATATCGTTGTCAGTGCTCCTGGCAAGCGGGACGATGCGGATACGAAAGTAACCGATTTACTCATTGCCCTGTTCACCAACCATCGAACAGGCTTGGATACCCAACCAGCCATTGAGCAAATTCTTCAACGCTATGCGGCGATTATTGATGAATTAGGTGTCAACAGTGGCCTGCTTGAGAAATTCGAAGCGACCTTAAAAGATCATTTAGCCAATATCGAAGATCCGGAACGTCTTCTGGATGCATTGAAATCCTGTGGGGAAGACTTTAATGCTCAGGTGATTGCAGAATACTTCAATTCGATTGGCATGAAGAGTCGCTACTGGTCACCACGAGAAGTCGGAATCCTAGTCAGCGATGAGCCCAGCAATGCCCGCTTATTGCCTGAATCCTATGAAGCGATTGCTAAGTTGAAAGACACCGACACAGTTAATGTCATTCCTGGTTTCTTCGGCTACTCGAAAGATGGCGACATCGTTACTTTCTCCCGTGGTGGCTCTGACATTACCGGCGCAATTATTGCTCGAGGTGTAGGCGCTGAATTATACGAGAACTTTACTGATCAAAACTATATCTACTCAGCCCATCCAGGCATTGTTAAAGACCCACACCCGATCGAAGAGATTACTTACCGGGAGATGCGTGAGCTGTCCTACTCTGGTTTCAGTATCTTCCACGATGAGGCGCTAGAACCTCTATATGAAGTCAAAATCCCTATTATGATCAAGAATACGAATGATCCGAAAGCCGGCGGCACCCGAATTGTAAGTGAACGGGGTTCTGTCGATGAGTATCCAGTTATTGGGGTCAGTGGCGACGACGGCTTCTTATCAATCACTATTAAGCAATATTTATTGAACCGAGAAGTCGGTTATTCACGTCGTTTCTTGCAAATCTTTGAAGATTTCGGCATTTCAATTGAGCATATGCCTACAGGCATCGATGACATTTCTGTCTTGATGCGCTCAGATCAATTTGAAGGGAATAATAAATTCGAAGAGATTATGGAAGTTCTTGAAACACAACTTCAACCAGAATGGTTGCATGTGGAGAAAGACTTAGCCATGGTCGTTGTGGTTGGTGAAGGCATGCGTAACGCCATCGGTACTGCCTACCGAGCGACAAAAGCTTTTGCTGAGAATAATATTTCCTTGCAAATGATTAACCAAGGCGCTTCGGAGATTAGTATGTTCTTTGCAATTCAAGCGAAAGATTTAGACACAGCGATTCACAGTCTGTATCATACATATTTCGATCGTTAA
- a CDS encoding polyphosphate polymerase domain-containing protein, giving the protein MRLISNLDKLLIPDAYEDYNGYKVRSVYCDGADNQDYIEKRSKFNFVKRICLRIYHRDDPVAKFEIKRKTQQNQIKKAVIVTRADAKEMLQGNFAVLKSYEGPTAELGYEVYVSMGYRPISLVDYSRRAYTHPQFNTRITLDSELSYSNFAYDIFNEHATQRQVLPLNYSILEAKYETYLLPQIQAVPKACHLKPCPISKFGSSRALLEAFYY; this is encoded by the coding sequence ATGCGTTTGATTAGTAACTTAGACAAACTTCTCATTCCCGATGCCTACGAGGACTACAACGGCTACAAGGTGAGAAGTGTCTATTGCGATGGCGCAGATAATCAAGACTATATTGAGAAACGCAGTAAATTCAATTTCGTCAAGAGAATCTGCCTGCGCATCTACCACCGCGATGACCCCGTTGCTAAATTCGAAATCAAACGGAAGACCCAACAAAATCAAATTAAAAAGGCGGTCATTGTCACCCGAGCAGATGCCAAAGAAATGCTACAAGGAAATTTTGCAGTACTCAAGAGCTATGAAGGCCCCACCGCAGAACTAGGCTACGAAGTTTATGTAAGCATGGGCTACCGTCCCATTTCATTGGTAGATTATAGCCGCCGGGCCTATACCCATCCACAATTCAATACGCGCATTACCTTGGACAGCGAATTATCTTATAGTAATTTCGCCTACGACATATTCAATGAACATGCTACCCAAAGGCAAGTCCTCCCTTTGAACTATTCGATTCTCGAAGCGAAATACGAAACCTATCTCCTTCCGCAAATTCAAGCTGTTCCAAAAGCTTGTCATTTGAAACCTTGCCCTATCAGTAAATTCGGCTCTTCAAGAGCTTTATTAGAAGCATTCTATTACTAA
- a CDS encoding low molecular weight protein-tyrosine-phosphatase, with product MIKVLFVCLGNICRSPMAEAVFREKVQEAGLSERISIDSAATSTWEHGNPVHHGTVKRLAQEGISTEGMYSRTLDETDLDADYIIGMDESNMANIERFLAGSGTEAVVKPFLAFAGEERDILDPYYTGDFETTYQDVLAASTALLEHIQSEHFA from the coding sequence ATGATTAAAGTTTTATTTGTGTGTTTAGGTAATATTTGTCGCTCACCTATGGCCGAAGCTGTCTTCCGTGAGAAGGTGCAAGAAGCAGGCCTAAGTGAACGTATTTCGATTGATTCAGCAGCTACCAGTACATGGGAACACGGTAATCCGGTCCATCACGGGACCGTCAAGCGTCTGGCCCAGGAAGGAATTTCTACCGAAGGCATGTACTCCCGGACCTTAGATGAGACTGATTTGGATGCAGATTATATTATCGGCATGGATGAGAGTAATATGGCCAATATTGAACGCTTTCTAGCAGGCAGTGGGACAGAAGCTGTAGTCAAGCCTTTCCTAGCTTTTGCTGGTGAAGAACGGGATATTCTTGACCCTTACTATACAGGGGATTTTGAGACGACCTATCAAGACGTTCTTGCGGCAAGCACTGCCTTACTTGAACATATTCAAAGCGAACACTTTGCCTGA
- the thrB gene encoding homoserine kinase produces MERFTISVPATTANLGLGFDSMGMALVKYLTIQAELSDTWSFTYTQEALEVLPADERNLVCQTAQQVAAKYQKTMPALAIEMTSDIPLTHGQGSSSSAIVAGIELANHYLNLNLSEREKVEIGSDIEGHPDNVGPCVTGDVFIGFYEDGQLYYEVIELPNIQVIMTTPPYEISTAEARKALPEQYEKGQAIAQNAANNVMVLKMLHQDYPAMGALMMRDQFHEPYREHLIPEFIPLRQLGQELGAYATVISGAGPSILTLAAQNKANDILQAFQEAEPDCQHELLDIHRKQ; encoded by the coding sequence GTGGAAAGATTTACAATTAGTGTTCCTGCAACAACCGCTAATCTTGGCTTAGGCTTCGATTCCATGGGCATGGCCTTGGTGAAATACTTAACCATTCAAGCTGAATTGAGCGATACCTGGTCCTTTACCTACACACAAGAAGCTTTAGAGGTCTTACCAGCTGATGAGAGAAATTTAGTCTGCCAGACTGCCCAGCAAGTGGCCGCTAAATACCAGAAGACGATGCCGGCTTTAGCCATTGAAATGACGAGCGATATCCCTCTCACTCACGGCCAAGGAAGCTCTTCCAGTGCTATTGTGGCGGGGATTGAGCTGGCAAATCATTACTTAAATTTGAATTTAAGTGAGCGGGAGAAAGTTGAAATAGGTAGTGATATTGAAGGTCATCCAGATAATGTTGGTCCTTGTGTAACCGGTGATGTCTTTATCGGCTTTTATGAAGATGGCCAGCTATACTATGAAGTAATTGAGCTACCAAATATTCAAGTTATTATGACAACCCCACCTTATGAAATTAGCACCGCTGAAGCACGGAAAGCTTTACCAGAGCAATATGAGAAAGGCCAAGCCATTGCTCAGAACGCAGCCAATAACGTCATGGTCCTCAAGATGCTTCATCAAGACTACCCAGCCATGGGAGCTTTGATGATGCGCGATCAATTCCACGAGCCTTACCGGGAGCATTTAATTCCAGAATTTATACCCCTGCGCCAATTAGGCCAGGAATTGGGAGCCTATGCCACGGTTATTAGTGGCGCCGGCCCATCGATTCTGACCTTGGCTGCCCAGAATAAAGCCAATGACATCCTACAAGCCTTCCAAGAGGCAGAGCCGGATTGTCAGCACGAATTGTTGGATATTCATCGAAAGCAATAA
- a CDS encoding BMP family lipoprotein, producing MKQQILLASMVALLTPAPVLAQEDFRVGMVTDVGGIDDKSFNQGAWEGIQAWGEEHGKTEGQDFTYLESHSDSDFVTNLNNAVQANFDIIYAIGYKLQPSLEQVAEQNPEQYFGIVDGVVDMPNVVSLNFKDHEAAFLAGVAAANSTEKDKIGFISGVEGVVIDRFEAGFVAGVKAVAPDKEVVVEYAGAFNDPTKGKQIASAMYSQDIDLIYHASGPTGNGVFSEAKDLITADPERQLWVIGVDRDQTDEGAFEVNGEARNVTLTSSLKNTGNVVRNFSNQMMETGFEAGNIVSDLANEGVGLAEGQLSEETLALVEEYKEKIISGEIVVPEKPE from the coding sequence ATGAAGCAACAAATATTACTCGCATCTATGGTAGCGCTTTTGACGCCTGCGCCGGTGTTGGCGCAAGAGGACTTTCGAGTTGGTATGGTAACTGACGTCGGAGGAATTGATGACAAGTCCTTTAACCAAGGCGCTTGGGAAGGCATCCAAGCGTGGGGCGAAGAACACGGCAAGACGGAAGGGCAAGACTTTACGTATTTAGAATCTCATAGTGATTCCGATTTCGTAACGAACTTGAATAATGCAGTGCAGGCCAATTTCGATATTATTTATGCGATTGGCTATAAATTACAGCCGTCCTTAGAACAAGTAGCCGAGCAAAATCCGGAGCAATACTTCGGGATTGTCGATGGGGTTGTCGATATGCCTAACGTTGTATCCTTGAACTTTAAAGACCATGAGGCAGCTTTCCTGGCAGGGGTTGCTGCAGCCAATTCAACCGAAAAGGACAAAATAGGCTTTATCAGTGGGGTGGAAGGTGTCGTTATCGACCGCTTTGAGGCAGGCTTTGTCGCCGGGGTCAAAGCCGTGGCACCGGACAAAGAAGTCGTCGTAGAATACGCCGGAGCCTTTAATGACCCAACCAAAGGCAAGCAAATCGCATCGGCCATGTACTCCCAAGATATCGACTTAATTTACCACGCATCGGGTCCAACTGGGAATGGGGTCTTCTCAGAAGCCAAAGACTTAATCACAGCCGATCCAGAACGGCAATTGTGGGTAATTGGCGTTGACCGTGATCAAACAGATGAAGGAGCGTTTGAAGTGAATGGCGAAGCACGTAATGTTACGTTAACGTCCTCCTTGAAGAATACGGGTAATGTCGTGCGCAACTTCTCCAATCAAATGATGGAGACAGGTTTTGAAGCGGGGAATATTGTCTCTGACTTAGCTAACGAAGGTGTCGGCCTGGCGGAAGGGCAATTAAGTGAAGAGACTTTAGCGCTTGTAGAGGAATATAAGGAGAAGATTATCTCTGGGGAGATTGTTGTTCCTGAAAAGCCAGAATAG
- a CDS encoding DJ-1 family glyoxalase III, with amino-acid sequence MKRIAVFLADGFEEIEAIAPIDILRRAEFDVDVVGLSKQVVGSHQIKVEVDRVLDANFDGAAYDLIVLPGGLPGSHHLRDSEEVIEAIQQANASGKGVAAICAAPLVLDRAGLLEERQYISFPGTEDEIHSGERLADEFVVVDGNIVTARGAGVALDFGYALVDYLGGDADKLKASMQFKQ; translated from the coding sequence ATGAAACGGATTGCAGTCTTTCTGGCGGATGGCTTTGAAGAAATTGAAGCCATTGCCCCGATAGATATTCTTAGACGAGCTGAATTTGATGTGGATGTGGTTGGTTTAAGCAAGCAGGTAGTAGGTTCACATCAAATCAAAGTAGAAGTGGACCGGGTGCTGGATGCGAATTTCGATGGAGCAGCCTATGATTTAATTGTGCTACCAGGTGGTCTGCCAGGTTCACACCATTTGCGTGACAGTGAAGAAGTGATTGAAGCTATCCAGCAAGCTAATGCTAGCGGGAAAGGGGTGGCAGCCATTTGTGCGGCGCCACTGGTCTTGGACCGGGCCGGTCTCTTAGAAGAGCGCCAGTATATTAGTTTCCCAGGGACAGAGGATGAGATTCATTCAGGAGAACGTTTGGCAGATGAATTTGTCGTTGTAGATGGCAATATCGTCACAGCCCGTGGTGCAGGGGTAGCGCTTGACTTTGGCTATGCCTTGGTGGATTACTTAGGTGGGGACGCTGATAAATTGAAAGCGTCGATGCAATTTAAGCAATAA
- a CDS encoding ABC transporter ATP-binding protein, whose translation MRFIWQYLRHYKKEIALIILGTLGFVAVTLGLPTLLAEMIDKAILPQNTSLLWRYAAWMLALSILGLLGRTLTTYMASRTVNDMTMQIRNDTYTKMQQLSHHEFQEFGVPSLTTRITTDAFMILQFTEMMLRQGTAAPLMILISIFMIWKTSPSLGLFVLPVAPIIFLFVMLIARITLPISERQQRNLDKINRILRESITGLRVLRAFNREPFQHGRFQEVNAAYRKTTSQLFKLMAITPAVFSLLLNIVIIVILWFGAGYIQQGNLQVGTLVAFIEYVFHALYSLTLFANIFMMYPRATVSAKRLQEVLDVPISVQNPDQPVTETQEIGSLEFRDVDFAYPDASEPVLRNISFKTRPGETTAFIGSTGSGKSTIVKLIPRFYDVTKGQILVDGVDVRDYDLKTLRSKIGFTPQKALLFTGDISENLRYGKFDATEADMDRATDISQAREFIERLDTKYRTEIAEGGTNLSGGQRQRLSIARSIIKGREIYIFDDSFSALDYKTDAAVRQSLREETKDASTIIVAQRVGTIMHADQIIVLDKGEIAAQGTHQELLRTSDIYYEIASSQLSKEELALE comes from the coding sequence ATGCGTTTTATATGGCAATACTTACGCCATTACAAGAAGGAAATTGCCCTCATTATTCTAGGAACCTTAGGTTTTGTCGCAGTAACCCTGGGCTTACCTACCTTACTCGCGGAGATGATTGATAAGGCCATCTTGCCGCAGAATACGAGTCTGCTTTGGCGTTATGCTGCTTGGATGCTCGCTTTGAGTATTCTTGGTTTATTAGGCCGGACACTTACAACTTATATGGCCAGTCGTACAGTCAACGATATGACCATGCAAATTCGTAACGACACCTATACCAAGATGCAACAACTCTCGCATCATGAATTTCAGGAGTTTGGTGTACCGTCTTTAACCACGCGAATTACGACGGATGCTTTTATGATTCTGCAGTTTACGGAGATGATGCTCCGCCAAGGGACCGCTGCCCCACTGATGATTCTGATTAGTATCTTTATGATTTGGAAGACTTCGCCGTCCTTAGGACTATTTGTTCTGCCGGTAGCACCGATTATCTTCTTATTTGTCATGCTGATTGCTCGGATTACTTTGCCGATTTCAGAACGCCAGCAAAGAAATTTAGATAAGATTAACCGGATTCTGCGTGAATCGATTACCGGTTTACGTGTCCTGCGTGCCTTTAATCGGGAACCTTTCCAACATGGCCGCTTCCAAGAAGTCAATGCCGCTTATCGGAAGACAACGAGCCAACTCTTTAAGTTGATGGCTATTACCCCGGCAGTCTTCTCACTCTTATTGAACATCGTCATTATCGTTATTCTTTGGTTTGGTGCCGGCTATATTCAACAAGGCAACTTGCAAGTCGGAACTTTAGTGGCCTTTATTGAATATGTCTTCCACGCCTTGTATTCCCTGACGCTTTTCGCCAATATCTTTATGATGTACCCCCGGGCTACCGTCAGTGCAAAGCGCCTACAGGAAGTCTTAGATGTGCCGATTTCTGTACAAAATCCCGACCAACCGGTGACCGAAACGCAGGAAATTGGTAGCCTCGAGTTTCGCGATGTCGACTTTGCTTATCCGGACGCTAGTGAACCGGTCTTGCGCAATATTAGCTTCAAGACCCGTCCCGGCGAAACAACTGCCTTTATTGGCTCCACCGGCTCAGGCAAATCAACTATTGTTAAATTAATTCCCCGCTTTTATGATGTGACCAAGGGGCAAATCCTCGTAGACGGAGTAGATGTACGTGACTATGACTTAAAGACCCTGCGTTCCAAAATTGGTTTCACACCGCAGAAGGCTTTACTTTTCACAGGAGATATTAGTGAAAACTTACGCTACGGGAAATTTGATGCCACTGAAGCGGATATGGACCGAGCGACAGATATTTCCCAAGCACGGGAATTTATCGAACGTCTGGATACGAAATATCGCACTGAAATTGCTGAAGGTGGTACGAATTTATCAGGTGGGCAAAGGCAACGCTTATCCATTGCCCGCTCGATTATTAAAGGTCGCGAGATTTATATTTTTGACGATAGTTTCTCAGCACTGGATTACAAAACCGATGCGGCCGTACGTCAATCTTTACGCGAGGAGACGAAAGATGCTTCAACCATCATTGTCGCCCAACGGGTAGGAACGATTATGCATGCCGATCAAATTATCGTCTTGGATAAAGGAGAGATTGCAGCCCAAGGTACTCACCAGGAGCTGCTTAGAACTTCCGATATCTACTACGAAATCGCCTCATCTCAACTAAGTAAGGAGGAGTTGGCCCTTGAGTAA
- a CDS encoding glutamate-5-semialdehyde dehydrogenase, which produces MAIQDLRTIGQKAKAAARQMRLADAQAKNEALEEMAQAIEAKAAQIIEANQEDLAKGQEAGLTEALLERLTLTPDRIQGMANGLRQMASLPDPLLVTDKEWINRDGLRISRRRVPLGVIGIIYESRPNVTVDAAGLTLKAGNSTILRGGKEALTSNQTIVAILQDALAETQLPREAVQLITNPSRKLASQFMQMNDYVDCLIPRGSAGLIQAVLKQATVPVIETGEGNCHLYIHEAADFDKALKILINGKTQRPSVCNALENLIIDEQVASDYLPKFVDALAAHNVEVVGDHKACSIDRRIALAQEEDFAQEFLDLKLAVKITSSYAEAVEHIEAYSTGHSDAIITENYQVAQDFMNDIDSAAVYVNASTRFTDGEVFGFGGEIGISTQKLHARGPMGLEALTSYKYTIQGDGQIRS; this is translated from the coding sequence ATGGCAATACAAGATTTACGCACGATTGGTCAGAAAGCCAAAGCAGCCGCCCGTCAAATGCGTCTGGCGGACGCTCAGGCTAAGAACGAAGCCTTGGAAGAGATGGCTCAGGCAATTGAAGCCAAAGCAGCGCAAATTATTGAAGCGAACCAAGAAGATTTAGCTAAAGGGCAAGAAGCAGGCCTAACTGAAGCCTTGCTAGAACGTCTTACCTTAACACCAGATCGTATTCAAGGCATGGCCAATGGCTTAAGGCAAATGGCCTCTTTACCTGATCCACTGCTTGTGACAGATAAGGAATGGATTAACCGCGATGGCTTACGTATTAGTCGCCGCCGGGTTCCCCTTGGTGTAATTGGTATTATTTATGAATCTCGTCCGAACGTAACCGTAGATGCAGCCGGCCTCACTTTAAAAGCTGGCAATAGCACCATTCTCCGCGGGGGTAAAGAAGCCCTCACGAGCAATCAAACCATTGTAGCTATTTTGCAAGATGCTTTGGCGGAAACCCAATTACCTCGTGAAGCAGTGCAACTTATTACGAACCCATCCCGGAAATTAGCAAGCCAATTCATGCAGATGAATGACTATGTTGACTGCCTCATACCAAGAGGTAGTGCAGGCCTGATTCAAGCAGTCTTAAAGCAAGCGACGGTACCGGTCATTGAAACTGGCGAAGGGAATTGCCACTTATATATTCATGAAGCAGCAGACTTTGATAAAGCCCTCAAGATCTTAATCAATGGCAAAACACAAAGGCCATCGGTATGTAATGCCCTAGAGAATCTTATTATCGATGAGCAAGTGGCTAGCGATTACTTACCGAAATTCGTGGACGCTTTAGCTGCTCACAATGTCGAAGTGGTAGGTGATCACAAGGCTTGCAGTATAGACCGCCGTATCGCCTTAGCTCAGGAAGAGGACTTCGCCCAAGAATTCCTTGATTTAAAACTGGCAGTTAAGATTACCTCCAGCTATGCTGAAGCAGTGGAGCATATTGAAGCATATTCAACAGGTCACTCTGATGCGATTATTACGGAGAACTATCAAGTCGCTCAAGACTTTATGAATGACATAGATTCCGCAGCTGTCTATGTCAATGCCTCAACCCGCTTTACCGACGGAGAAGTCTTTGGTTTCGGCGGAGAAATCGGCATCAGCACCCAGAAACTTCATGCACGTGGACCAATGGGCCTTGAAGCCTTAACTAGTTATAAATACACCATCCAAGGCGACGGACAAATTCGCTCCTAA
- the proB gene encoding glutamate 5-kinase gives MKRQAIKEMQRIVIKVGTNTIMKTVSDVDFRKIDRLAFVLSAIRQEGREVILVSSGAVGVGASTLGIDEYPKAIEDQQALAAVGQSVLMGHYGRFFNHYNQQVAQILLTRDVVDFPTSKHNVQRSLESLLARGIIPIINENDVVAVDELNHQTKFGDNDTLSSIVAGLCEADLLVLMSDVEGLYTENPQDNPEAELISEVKAIDESIHEMASGKGSEFSTGGMATKIKAAERMLNNDSAMLITSGDDPTCLFQILEGDQIGTLFMKG, from the coding sequence ATGAAACGACAAGCAATAAAAGAAATGCAAAGAATAGTAATAAAAGTAGGCACCAATACGATTATGAAGACGGTTAGCGATGTTGATTTCCGCAAAATTGATCGCCTAGCCTTCGTCTTATCTGCCATTCGCCAAGAAGGTCGGGAAGTTATTCTTGTCAGTTCTGGCGCTGTAGGCGTTGGGGCGAGTACCTTAGGGATTGATGAATATCCCAAAGCAATTGAAGATCAACAAGCTTTAGCTGCCGTCGGGCAAAGTGTTCTCATGGGACATTATGGGAGATTCTTTAATCACTATAACCAGCAAGTTGCTCAAATTCTTCTAACGCGAGATGTCGTGGATTTCCCCACATCTAAGCATAATGTGCAGCGTTCGTTAGAGTCGCTGTTAGCCCGAGGCATTATCCCGATTATTAATGAGAATGACGTGGTGGCTGTGGATGAGTTGAACCACCAGACCAAATTTGGCGATAATGATACCCTTTCTTCGATTGTGGCAGGCTTATGTGAGGCAGATTTACTTGTTTTGATGAGTGATGTTGAAGGTCTATATACAGAAAACCCGCAGGACAATCCAGAAGCTGAACTAATTAGTGAAGTCAAAGCAATTGATGAGTCGATTCATGAGATGGCTTCTGGTAAGGGTTCAGAATTCTCAACAGGTGGCATGGCAACGAAAATTAAAGCCGCTGAGCGGATGCTGAACAATGATAGCGCAATGCTGATTACTAGCGGCGACGATCCCACGTGTCTATTCCAAATTCTCGAAGGCGATCAAATAGGCACTCTCTTTATGAAAGGATGA
- a CDS encoding homoserine dehydrogenase — protein MKIALLGMGTVGSGVARILLEQADLLAERVGEPMTLTHIMARSINNPYDLDLSSVTMVESIDEIVASDVDLVIELIGGVDHTFAFHKQLIQAGKHIVTANKDMLAQHIDELAAMANQKQVQIGYEATSGGGIPIIQPLEHALNAQHVERVMGILNGTTNFILTKMTEEGAAYGDVLKEAQELGYAEADPTNDVEGFDAQRKISLLSRLAYRRQINVHDIPVKGISQVDVEDLSIAAEKGLVMKLIGQSQFDGEMLHISVEPMFLPANHQLAHVRLAKNAIYVEGEAVGETMFYGPGAGSMETASAVVSDAMNIARFGFIGNVAPEQAVAVSAKETAQDYYIRLKTPNSQALHHLKEAGYTYESIHAEKGAFLLSNVTAEQLASIDESLGLSAAYPIVA, from the coding sequence ATGAAGATTGCATTATTAGGAATGGGTACAGTTGGAAGCGGCGTAGCAAGGATTCTGCTGGAGCAAGCAGATTTGCTGGCGGAGCGTGTGGGAGAGCCGATGACATTGACGCATATTATGGCTCGCAGTATTAATAATCCTTACGATTTAGATTTATCGTCTGTTACGATGGTAGAGTCAATTGACGAAATCGTAGCCAGTGATGTGGACTTGGTCATCGAATTAATTGGTGGGGTGGATCATACTTTTGCATTTCACAAGCAATTAATTCAAGCAGGCAAGCACATTGTCACCGCCAATAAAGATATGTTAGCCCAACACATTGATGAGTTAGCAGCAATGGCGAATCAAAAGCAGGTTCAAATTGGCTATGAAGCAACCAGTGGTGGGGGTATCCCTATTATCCAACCCTTGGAACATGCCCTGAATGCACAACATGTGGAGCGTGTGATGGGAATCCTCAACGGTACGACCAATTTCATCCTAACCAAGATGACAGAAGAAGGCGCAGCTTATGGCGATGTGCTGAAAGAAGCGCAAGAATTAGGCTACGCGGAAGCTGATCCAACCAATGATGTGGAAGGCTTTGATGCTCAGCGTAAGATTTCCTTGCTGTCTCGACTAGCTTATCGTCGTCAAATTAATGTACACGATATTCCGGTGAAAGGTATCAGTCAAGTAGATGTGGAAGACTTATCCATTGCAGCAGAGAAGGGCCTTGTCATGAAATTGATTGGCCAAAGTCAATTTGACGGAGAAATGTTGCATATAAGTGTCGAGCCGATGTTCTTGCCAGCTAACCATCAACTAGCCCATGTTCGTCTGGCTAAGAATGCGATTTATGTTGAAGGGGAAGCCGTCGGTGAGACGATGTTCTACGGTCCAGGAGCAGGAAGTATGGAAACAGCCTCAGCGGTTGTCTCTGATGCGATGAATATCGCCCGTTTCGGCTTTATTGGTAACGTAGCGCCTGAGCAGGCTGTAGCAGTTTCAGCGAAAGAAACGGCACAAGACTACTACATTCGCTTGAAGACACCGAACTCGCAAGCACTCCATCACTTAAAAGAAGCAGGTTACACCTACGAAAGTATTCATGCCGAGAAAGGAGCCTTCCTGCTCTCGAACGTGACGGCAGAGCAATTAGCCAGCATCGATGAGTCCTTAGGCCTCAGCGCGGCTTACCCAATCGTAGCTTAG